In Rhodothermales bacterium, a genomic segment contains:
- a CDS encoding dipeptide/oligopeptide/nickel ABC transporter ATP-binding protein produces MGEERKAALRNISLNVAYGEVFGIVGESGSGKSTLVRSLLRLHEPDAGSVQIAGLDVMRLDTEQLRIRLRRVARLMYQHPDSSLNPGMTVRDILLQCTRLHRSDLDDVSALKEILDFLESVGLDGSYLGRWPGGLSGGEKRRIAMCRSLLSRPRVLFADEPTSGLDAATQESFLRVLIRLKEQLKLTVVVISHDLGLIGRICNRVAVMKAGEIVDTLNREQILRRESNHAYVRDLLAAHLKLSDLQAEP; encoded by the coding sequence ATGGGTGAAGAGCGTAAAGCGGCGCTCAGGAATATATCCCTCAATGTCGCGTACGGGGAAGTATTCGGAATTGTAGGCGAGAGTGGTAGCGGAAAATCAACGCTCGTCCGATCTCTCCTCAGATTACATGAACCGGATGCCGGGAGTGTACAGATAGCAGGATTGGATGTAATGCGTCTGGACACGGAGCAGCTGAGAATTCGGCTCCGACGCGTCGCCAGACTGATGTACCAGCATCCGGACTCTTCTTTGAACCCTGGTATGACGGTTCGTGATATCCTGCTTCAGTGCACAAGGCTGCATCGTTCCGACTTGGATGACGTTTCGGCTCTCAAGGAAATATTGGATTTCCTTGAGAGCGTAGGGCTGGACGGCAGTTACCTGGGTAGATGGCCAGGAGGATTGAGTGGAGGCGAAAAGCGGAGGATAGCCATGTGCCGTTCCCTGCTGTCCCGTCCCCGTGTATTGTTCGCAGATGAACCGACATCAGGGCTCGATGCCGCAACGCAGGAGAGCTTTCTTCGCGTACTTATCCGCCTCAAGGAACAGCTCAAGCTTACAGTGGTCGTGATATCCCACGACTTGGGCCTCATTGGTCGAATATGCAATCGGGTCGCCGTGATGAAGGCAGGCGAGATTGTGGACACATTGAATCGAGAACAGATCTTGCGGCGCGAGTCCAATCACGCGTATGTCCGAGACTTACTGGCTGCGCATCTGAAGTTGTCTGACCTTCAGGCTGAACCGTGA
- a CDS encoding DUF4160 domain-containing protein, with protein sequence MMGPIGMPRISEFFGISIYLYFDDRSHHALPHIHAMYSGNEAVYSIQNGIRLAGQLPRRQDRLVKKWMSLRTSELEHAWQCAVKMEDPGQIKPLT encoded by the coding sequence ATGATGGGTCCAATCGGCATGCCCCGGATATCAGAATTTTTCGGCATCTCGATATATCTCTATTTTGATGACAGAAGCCATCACGCTTTGCCACATATACATGCGATGTATAGTGGAAACGAAGCGGTGTATTCCATCCAAAACGGGATCAGATTAGCTGGTCAACTGCCGCGTCGCCAGGATCGACTGGTCAAGAAATGGATGTCGCTTCGAACCAGCGAATTGGAACATGCATGGCAGTGTGCTGTGAAAATGGAAGATCCCGGCCAGATAAAACCTCTGACATGA
- a CDS encoding ABC transporter permease subunit, giving the protein MRKSLPALLAIGILVAWSVAGFWISTPRDSNKDTVAPPVHSILQRNMVSTASWYEAYPARRAFESIFDDVFGSECDVDSSMVDKGSSSLLSRIAAPPSFVAIVGQPYVYDTGLEWDDACIVSAPDGVSIEGGVLRWTPLSKDMDYASQEKNFKVGYFRGDSAGVVQEYRVKVTSESFLLGTDLRGRPISNLIIRAGRWIILPGLVAVLGILLFGLIPGVLAGYRGGRPDAIVSSFAQVSESVPIIIVLVVVAIVTGMNIYATMFVVGMILAPGAARDIKARVRSLNENQFIESARELGLSEKRVIWSEVVWYNCMDVITKHVFAVLLFSVVVEITLSYLKVGLPESEISLGGLILAGRALAFNQGAYWLLALSCGATIAAMGLFAMAGNAVTEFFKRGE; this is encoded by the coding sequence ATGCGAAAGAGTCTGCCTGCATTGTTGGCGATTGGAATTCTCGTAGCATGGTCCGTTGCGGGTTTCTGGATATCCACTCCAAGGGATTCCAATAAGGACACCGTAGCGCCACCCGTGCATAGCATATTGCAGCGCAATATGGTCTCAACAGCGTCGTGGTATGAAGCCTATCCGGCGCGAAGAGCCTTCGAGTCCATCTTTGATGATGTGTTCGGTTCAGAGTGCGATGTTGACAGCAGTATGGTGGATAAAGGCTCTTCAAGCCTCCTATCACGTATTGCCGCCCCCCCGTCTTTTGTAGCCATTGTCGGGCAACCCTATGTCTATGATACGGGTCTGGAATGGGACGACGCATGCATTGTCTCGGCACCTGACGGAGTCAGTATCGAGGGTGGGGTTTTGCGATGGACACCTCTGTCAAAAGACATGGATTATGCAAGCCAGGAAAAAAACTTCAAGGTCGGCTATTTCAGGGGAGACTCCGCGGGCGTCGTACAGGAATACAGGGTCAAAGTGACATCAGAGTCGTTCCTGCTGGGGACCGATTTACGTGGACGCCCGATCTCCAACCTGATTATTCGAGCTGGTCGCTGGATAATACTGCCCGGACTTGTCGCCGTACTTGGCATCCTTCTATTTGGGCTTATTCCTGGCGTATTGGCAGGTTATCGCGGTGGTCGACCGGATGCAATCGTGTCTTCTTTTGCTCAGGTCTCTGAATCGGTACCGATCATCATTGTATTGGTTGTGGTAGCTATTGTAACTGGAATGAATATATATGCAACCATGTTTGTTGTCGGAATGATATTGGCACCAGGTGCGGCAAGGGATATTAAGGCCAGGGTGCGATCATTGAATGAAAACCAGTTTATAGAATCTGCAAGAGAACTGGGCTTGTCTGAGAAAAGAGTGATATGGAGTGAAGTGGTTTGGTACAATTGCATGGATGTCATAACCAAACATGTCTTTGCTGTGCTTCTGTTTTCCGTGGTGGTCGAAATAACGTTGAGCTATCTCAAGGTGGGGCTACCGGAATCTGAGATCAGCCTCGGCGGACTGATTCTTGCAGGACGAGCTTTGGCATTCAACCAAGGGGCATATTGGTTGCTGGCGCTCTCCTGTGGTGCCACGATTGCTGCAATGGGGTTGTTCGCTATGGCTGGTAATGCGGTCACTGAATTCTTCAAACGGGGCGAATGA
- a CDS encoding ATP-binding cassette domain-containing protein, with translation MEYAAVPEQLSVGNLCVDVKSDGGLKRVVSDVGFSLREGGRLGIAGESGSGKTQLLRALQGVSQGTVSGTMIFEGAEVEVAKPLPFVLRRRKRSSDSRYRMGMVFQEPQASFSPYQTVLDHAHDTAASAEGQQADIKLHVESTLCARLSELGFASPEAYLGKYPHELSGGEAQRVTIALALMMEPRLILADEPTTQLDALIQVQVLELLDTVIRDKALSLILVSHDLAVLGKMVDRILVLKNGQVVDYSDTQEILFGPIEALHPYTQTLRRAVE, from the coding sequence ATGGAATACGCCGCAGTACCCGAACAACTCAGCGTAGGCAACCTGTGTGTAGACGTCAAGAGTGACGGTGGTCTGAAGCGCGTGGTGTCTGATGTCGGTTTCTCACTTCGTGAGGGAGGTCGCCTTGGAATAGCCGGCGAATCCGGCTCGGGAAAAACACAGCTTTTGCGGGCTTTGCAAGGAGTCAGTCAAGGGACGGTGAGCGGAACAATGATATTCGAGGGGGCCGAGGTTGAAGTGGCGAAACCTCTTCCGTTTGTTCTCAGACGGCGTAAACGTTCATCGGATAGCCGCTACCGGATGGGAATGGTTTTCCAGGAACCGCAGGCTTCATTTTCGCCGTATCAGACGGTACTTGATCATGCACACGACACGGCGGCATCAGCCGAAGGGCAACAAGCAGACATCAAATTGCATGTGGAGTCCACCCTTTGTGCCAGACTGAGCGAGTTGGGATTCGCGTCTCCGGAAGCCTATTTGGGGAAATATCCTCATGAGTTGAGCGGAGGAGAAGCCCAGAGGGTTACTATTGCACTCGCATTGATGATGGAGCCGCGTCTGATTCTGGCGGATGAACCCACTACGCAATTGGATGCGCTCATTCAAGTCCAGGTCCTTGAGCTTCTTGATACCGTCATTCGTGACAAGGCACTCTCTCTTATCCTTGTCTCACACGACCTGGCGGTACTCGGCAAAATGGTCGATCGCATTCTGGTTCTCAAGAATGGGCAAGTAGTAGACTATTCGGATACTCAGGAAATTCTGTTCGGGCCCATTGAGGCCTTGCATCCCTATACCCAAACCCTCCGTCGGGCGGTAGAATGA
- a CDS encoding aldo/keto reductase, whose protein sequence is MPNYDTMTYRRCGRSGLRLPLISLGLWHNFGDVDDQETARSMILHAFEAGITHFDLANNYGPPPGSAEANFGRIMAADLWPHRDELIISSKAGYHMWNGPYGEWGSRKYLVASCDQSLKRLGLEYVDIFYSHRYDPRTPLEETMGALDYIVRSGRALYAGISNYGPQETRDAARILRELGTPCLIHQPKYSMFERWIEPELIDALQEEGMGCIPFSPLAQGMLTDKYLHGVPSDSRAAKEHGFLQPDALTPERLEQIRALNALAADRGQTLAQMALQWVARLPVVTSVLIGASRVAHIDDALGMLTAPPITDDEFARIDAVLTG, encoded by the coding sequence ATGCCCAACTACGACACCATGACCTACCGCCGATGCGGGCGCAGCGGGCTGCGGCTGCCGCTGATTTCGCTCGGGCTGTGGCACAATTTCGGGGATGTGGACGACCAGGAGACGGCGCGCAGCATGATCCTGCACGCGTTCGAGGCCGGCATCACGCATTTCGATTTGGCCAACAACTATGGGCCGCCGCCAGGCTCGGCCGAGGCGAATTTTGGGCGCATCATGGCGGCGGACCTCTGGCCGCACCGCGACGAACTCATCATTTCCTCCAAGGCCGGATACCACATGTGGAACGGTCCGTATGGAGAGTGGGGCTCGCGCAAGTACCTGGTGGCCAGCTGCGACCAGAGCCTGAAGCGGCTCGGTCTGGAGTACGTGGACATCTTCTATTCGCACAGGTACGATCCCCGCACACCGCTCGAGGAGACCATGGGAGCGCTCGACTACATCGTCCGCTCCGGCCGCGCCCTCTACGCCGGCATTTCCAACTACGGCCCGCAGGAAACACGGGATGCGGCGCGCATCCTCCGTGAACTGGGGACCCCGTGTCTCATCCATCAGCCCAAATATTCCATGTTCGAGCGATGGATTGAGCCGGAATTGATTGATGCGCTCCAGGAAGAGGGCATGGGATGCATTCCGTTCTCCCCGCTGGCCCAGGGGATGCTCACCGACAAGTATCTGCACGGCGTGCCGTCCGATTCGCGCGCGGCCAAGGAGCACGGCTTCCTCCAGCCCGACGCCCTCACGCCGGAGCGCTTGGAGCAGATCCGCGCCCTGAACGCGCTCGCCGCCGACCGCGGCCAGACCCTCGCCCAAATGGCCCTGCAGTGGGTGGCCCGCCTGCCCGTCGTCACGTCCGTATTGATCGGCGCCAGCCGCGTCGCCCACATTGACGACGCCCTCGGGATGCTCACGGCGCCCCCCATCACCGACGACGAATTCGCGCGGATAGACGCGGTTTTGACGGGCTGA
- a CDS encoding response regulator transcription factor — protein MDANTIAVWLIEDDALFRDTVAAVLSTVEDIACTGRFVTCEEALERLAAADGDSRITDVQGPDVILLDIGLPGMGGLEGIPRLRTAAPQAEIVILTVHEDSDRVFDAISRGASGYVLKPSTAEGIVRAVRAAYRGESPITPRIARRILDRFKGTPPEYGLSDRERDVLELMVTGMTKRAMAEALTLSVHTIDQHVRHIYAKLDVNTRGLAVAKAVGEGLLGPRPTE, from the coding sequence ATGGACGCGAATACGATTGCGGTCTGGCTGATTGAGGACGATGCGCTCTTCCGCGACACGGTGGCGGCGGTGCTCAGCACGGTGGAGGACATCGCATGCACGGGCCGATTCGTGACGTGCGAGGAGGCGCTGGAAAGGCTGGCGGCGGCGGATGGCGATTCCCGAATAACAGACGTGCAAGGTCCGGACGTTATCCTGCTCGACATCGGGCTTCCGGGAATGGGCGGGCTGGAGGGCATCCCGCGTCTGCGGACGGCGGCGCCCCAGGCCGAAATCGTCATTCTGACCGTCCATGAAGACAGTGATCGCGTGTTCGATGCGATCTCTCGGGGCGCCAGCGGATACGTTCTGAAGCCGTCCACGGCAGAAGGCATCGTACGGGCCGTGCGGGCCGCGTATCGTGGCGAATCGCCCATCACACCGCGCATTGCCCGTCGCATCCTGGATCGATTCAAGGGGACGCCTCCCGAATACGGCCTGTCGGACCGGGAGCGGGACGTGTTGGAGCTGATGGTGACCGGCATGACCAAGCGGGCCATGGCCGAGGCGCTGACGCTGTCTGTGCACACCATCGATCAGCACGTGCGGCACATCTACGCCAAGCTGGATGTGAACACGCGGGGCCTGGCGGTGGCAAAGGCGGTGGGGGAAGGGCTCTTGGGGCCGAGGCCCACAGAATAA
- a CDS encoding two-component regulator propeller domain-containing protein produces the protein MLLTGLLACGCGLHAAGALAQAPEFERFDTGDGLPNNTVHALHTTEDGFLWVGTTDGLARWDGYRFEVFRRDLPSTHVKAIDDAPDGDLFVLTHDGLVRWNPRTGRPMREWPFADAQAMLVLSDQVWVQASGSVFRIRSTVGVPVRVQTDADVGAERIWGFGNVRTSPERTWGLMEWGGDIWMSSPGDGIIRMDPETLEANVWPWPQDIGPGVQFPGLFRWNDQLIVSHAEGAFSVSVGEGGAPRFSPLEGERFAEPWHAITGHVDGTGAGVAGEWVTIGTDFGIVRGSGSGERILVEAGPTRELSNVVLAAATLPDGSTWLGTRNGLYRMRTPAAAGSQLFMEGVPVLSLARAPSSTDIWVGTFGQGVYRMHSEAVTASPSGLSAAEPVEMGACNPTVWTLFIDAAQRVWAGTDGGLCLWDASQERFDPVSIGEGVHAIAEHPEGTVLVGTTKGLCKIQAPGGDDGEQHPVNWKTECTGPEGHVQGLEVDSAGALWMALFDGRVFRDGTELEGVTVGGEGGWMISDVGAAVAVSGASGLTMVTGDGRAHTFLADHIVYGATTTSDGTLWASTSKGLFRASEGGGAGEEGWQAADFEPIGALQSEFNRRAILAVDSVLFIGGMDGLTRLDRVARPAQLNLVVTRVDVVGRDSSYVLPSLPNGGLELAHDHVSFEMEFSALGGRESLVYRYRLEGFDTNWNTPPARTARYTNLPPGDYLLRAEARGPAATAELSIPIHVRTAWFATWWFRLGVLALILAAAGTGWRLRQAHLDAMARIRSRIASDLHDDVGSRLAGIALLSELVASSASLPGTESDRLETISKTARELVTSVRDISWLAHPSNDQIQDLADRMREAAQALLGDRTWELRADAEHAKDRLSLHVRRHVFLVFKEALHNIGRHAGPTAEVDVRLGVEGTRLVLVVSDTGAGFLPSAAGTGQGLRNMADRAREVGGTLDIRSAVGEGTTITLSVPL, from the coding sequence GTGCTCTTGACAGGCCTGTTGGCGTGTGGATGCGGGCTGCACGCAGCCGGCGCGCTCGCTCAGGCTCCGGAATTCGAGCGGTTCGATACGGGCGACGGGCTGCCGAACAACACCGTCCACGCCCTTCACACGACTGAAGATGGTTTCTTGTGGGTCGGCACCACGGACGGTCTGGCCCGATGGGACGGGTACCGGTTCGAGGTTTTTCGACGGGACCTGCCCAGCACGCACGTCAAGGCCATTGACGATGCGCCGGATGGGGATCTGTTCGTGTTGACCCACGACGGTTTGGTGCGCTGGAATCCCCGGACTGGTCGGCCCATGAGGGAGTGGCCCTTCGCGGATGCGCAGGCCATGCTGGTCCTGTCCGATCAAGTCTGGGTGCAAGCGAGCGGCAGCGTATTCCGTATCCGGTCGACGGTGGGTGTGCCAGTCAGAGTTCAGACAGACGCCGATGTAGGTGCTGAGCGGATTTGGGGATTTGGTAACGTCCGGACCAGCCCGGAGCGCACGTGGGGCCTGATGGAATGGGGCGGTGACATCTGGATGTCGTCGCCCGGTGACGGCATCATCCGCATGGATCCCGAAACGCTGGAGGCAAACGTGTGGCCATGGCCGCAGGACATTGGTCCGGGAGTTCAGTTTCCTGGTCTCTTCCGCTGGAACGATCAGCTTATCGTCAGCCACGCTGAGGGAGCGTTCTCCGTGTCAGTTGGGGAAGGAGGCGCGCCCCGATTCAGTCCATTGGAAGGTGAGCGCTTCGCCGAACCCTGGCACGCGATAACCGGGCACGTCGATGGAACAGGGGCAGGCGTCGCTGGAGAATGGGTCACTATTGGGACGGATTTCGGCATCGTCAGGGGCTCGGGTTCGGGCGAGCGGATCCTTGTGGAAGCCGGGCCGACGCGGGAGCTCTCCAATGTGGTGCTGGCGGCCGCGACCCTGCCGGACGGATCGACGTGGCTGGGAACGCGGAACGGGCTTTATCGGATGCGGACGCCGGCGGCTGCTGGCTCGCAACTGTTCATGGAGGGGGTACCGGTACTGTCGCTGGCACGCGCGCCATCGAGCACGGACATTTGGGTCGGGACGTTCGGCCAGGGCGTGTACAGGATGCATAGTGAGGCGGTGACGGCGAGCCCAAGTGGATTGTCTGCTGCCGAACCTGTGGAAATGGGCGCCTGCAATCCCACGGTATGGACGCTGTTTATCGATGCAGCGCAACGGGTTTGGGCGGGTACCGACGGGGGGCTGTGCCTGTGGGATGCGTCGCAGGAGCGTTTCGATCCGGTGTCGATCGGCGAGGGCGTGCACGCGATCGCAGAGCATCCCGAGGGCACGGTGTTGGTGGGGACCACGAAAGGGCTCTGCAAAATCCAGGCCCCAGGAGGAGACGATGGTGAACAGCATCCAGTAAACTGGAAAACGGAATGCACGGGTCCCGAAGGGCACGTGCAGGGGCTGGAGGTGGATTCCGCCGGCGCGCTCTGGATGGCGCTTTTTGACGGGCGGGTGTTCCGGGACGGGACGGAACTGGAGGGAGTGACGGTAGGTGGCGAGGGGGGATGGATGATTTCGGATGTGGGCGCGGCCGTCGCCGTGTCGGGCGCATCGGGACTGACGATGGTGACGGGCGACGGCCGCGCCCACACCTTCCTGGCAGACCATATCGTGTATGGCGCGACGACGACCTCCGACGGAACGCTCTGGGCCTCGACCAGCAAGGGACTGTTTCGGGCTTCTGAGGGGGGCGGGGCCGGGGAGGAAGGGTGGCAGGCTGCAGATTTTGAGCCGATCGGTGCGCTTCAGAGTGAGTTCAACCGCCGAGCCATCCTGGCCGTGGACAGCGTGTTGTTCATAGGGGGCATGGACGGGTTGACGCGGCTGGACCGGGTGGCCCGGCCTGCGCAGCTGAACCTTGTGGTGACGCGGGTGGACGTGGTGGGCCGGGACTCATCCTACGTATTGCCGAGTCTGCCGAACGGGGGGCTGGAGCTTGCCCACGACCATGTTTCGTTCGAAATGGAGTTTTCTGCGCTGGGGGGCCGGGAGTCGCTGGTGTATCGGTATCGGCTGGAGGGGTTCGATACGAACTGGAATACACCGCCGGCCCGGACGGCGCGCTACACGAATTTACCGCCGGGCGACTACCTGCTGCGCGCCGAAGCCCGCGGCCCAGCCGCGACCGCCGAGCTCTCCATTCCCATTCACGTCCGCACAGCCTGGTTCGCCACCTGGTGGTTCCGGCTCGGCGTACTGGCGCTCATCCTGGCGGCGGCAGGCACCGGCTGGCGTCTGCGCCAAGCGCATCTGGATGCCATGGCACGCATCCGATCCCGCATTGCCAGTGATCTGCACGATGATGTAGGCAGCCGCCTGGCGGGCATTGCGCTGTTGTCGGAACTGGTGGCGAGCAGCGCATCCCTCCCCGGCACCGAGTCGGACCGACTGGAGACCATCAGCAAGACGGCGCGGGAACTAGTGACGAGCGTCAGGGACATCTCGTGGCTGGCGCATCCATCGAATGATCAAATCCAGGATCTGGCCGACCGGATGCGGGAAGCGGCGCAGGCGCTGCTGGGCGATCGGACGTGGGAGCTGCGCGCCGACGCCGAGCATGCCAAGGATCGGCTTTCGCTGCACGTCCGCCGGCACGTTTTCCTTGTGTTCAAGGAGGCGCTGCACAACATTGGCCGCCACGCCGGCCCCACCGCCGAGGTCGACGTACGGCTCGGCGTTGAGGGAACGCGATTGGTGCTTGTCGTGTCGGACACTGGAGCCGGGTTCCTGCCGAGTGCGGCGGGCACGGGGCAGGGCCTGCGGAACATGGCGGACCGGGCGCGCGAAGTCGGCGGGACGTTGGACATCCGCTCGGCGGTGGGCGAGGGTACGACCATTACCTTGTCGGTTCCACTGTAA